The following proteins come from a genomic window of Brevibacillus antibioticus:
- a CDS encoding GNAT family N-acetyltransferase codes for MTIHLRRTTPADIPFVCEVENAPENTVHYPVERRAVPPRTWQPGHPPYDCRKKETGHPVGYVIIAGLTNPHQSIELMCITIAVKGEGNGRNILRQIKHSAFIEQKAPRLWLDVKEMNDRSLYLSEGFHMLRGK; via the coding sequence ATGACCATCCACTTACGCCGCACGACACCGGCAGACATTCCATTCGTATGCGAAGTAGAAAATGCGCCAGAGAATACCGTTCATTATCCCGTGGAGCGAAGAGCGGTACCACCACGCACTTGGCAGCCCGGACATCCTCCATATGATTGCCGAAAAAAAGAAACAGGCCACCCCGTCGGCTACGTCATCATCGCCGGGTTGACCAATCCTCATCAAAGTATTGAACTCATGTGTATTACAATCGCAGTAAAGGGCGAAGGCAACGGTCGCAACATCCTGCGTCAGATCAAGCATTCGGCATTCATCGAGCAAAAAGCCCCTCGACTCTGGCTGGATGTAAAAGAAATGAACGACCGCAGCCTTTACCTATCGGAAGGGTTTCACATGCTAAGGGGCAAGTAG
- a CDS encoding VOC family protein encodes MKTASPLLPQIGAIFVAVSDIERARDWYCRLLGLPADGEIIVGHIYCIPLQNGLSLVLDSKIFPKRITDDAPLFHFNTQDIEASYAFLKENGVEVVVPVQHGHWFNFRDPDGNLIMVCKC; translated from the coding sequence ATGAAAACCGCTTCCCCGCTGCTCCCCCAAATCGGAGCCATTTTTGTAGCCGTCAGCGATATCGAACGCGCACGCGACTGGTACTGCCGTCTCTTGGGCCTTCCCGCGGACGGTGAGATTATAGTCGGACATATATACTGCATTCCCTTACAAAACGGACTGTCGCTCGTTCTAGACAGCAAAATCTTTCCGAAGCGCATCACAGATGATGCTCCCTTATTTCATTTCAACACACAGGATATCGAAGCCTCTTATGCATTTCTCAAGGAGAACGGAGTGGAAGTCGTCGTTCCTGTCCAGCATGGTCACTGGTTCAACTTCCGCGATCCCGACGGCAATCTGATTATGGTATGCAAATGTTAA
- a CDS encoding AraC family transcriptional regulator, translating to MDLLAKLNEALDYIEDNLTSEIDYKEIARVACCSEYHFKRMFSFLAGVPLSEYIRRRRITLAAFELADSNERVIDIAIKYGYGSADSFARAFQNVHGVTPTEARHIGHSLKAYPRMTFHLSIKGGNAMNYRMEEKEAFRIVGLKKRVPLIYRGVNPEIAAMWASLDMARIQQLKSLSDVEPLGLISASTNFSEGRLEYGELDHYIGVATTADCPDNLAVLEVPASTWAVFEAVGPFPDTLQDVWARIYSEWFLSSGYEQAEGPEILWNENKDTSSPTFRSEIWIPVVKK from the coding sequence ATGGATTTGCTTGCAAAGCTGAATGAAGCTCTGGACTATATCGAAGACAATTTGACCAGCGAGATTGACTACAAAGAAATCGCCCGGGTGGCTTGCTGCTCCGAGTATCACTTCAAAAGGATGTTTTCTTTTCTTGCTGGTGTTCCGCTATCCGAGTACATCCGGCGTCGGCGCATTACGCTTGCAGCTTTTGAGCTTGCGGACAGCAACGAGCGGGTCATTGACATTGCGATCAAATACGGATACGGATCGGCTGATTCCTTTGCCAGAGCTTTTCAGAATGTGCATGGCGTCACTCCGACAGAAGCCAGACACATTGGCCATTCCTTGAAGGCTTATCCGCGAATGACCTTTCATCTATCCATTAAAGGAGGCAATGCCATGAACTACCGTATGGAAGAAAAAGAGGCATTTCGCATTGTGGGTCTGAAAAAAAGAGTCCCGTTGATTTACCGTGGAGTTAATCCAGAGATTGCGGCCATGTGGGCTTCATTAGATATGGCGAGGATTCAACAACTAAAATCGCTATCCGATGTTGAACCACTTGGACTGATCAGTGCGTCCACGAACTTTTCAGAAGGTCGGCTGGAATATGGCGAGCTCGATCACTATATCGGCGTAGCCACTACAGCAGATTGTCCTGATAATCTGGCAGTACTCGAAGTTCCTGCTTCCACCTGGGCGGTATTCGAAGCAGTGGGTCCTTTTCCTGATACGCTGCAAGATGTCTGGGCCCGGATTTATTCGGAATGGTTTTTATCCTCCGGTTATGAACAGGCTGAGGGTCCAGAGATTTTGTGGAACGAAAATAAAGACACTTCATCCCCGACCTTCCGAAGCGAAATTTGGATTCCTGTCGTGAAAAAGTAA